The Desulfuromonas sp. TF DNA segment AATCGCCCCGACCACGATGGCGACTTCGACCAGGGAGGGGGTGTACTGCAGCAATCCGCTCACCAGGTCTCCGGCCCCTTCGCGCATGGAGACGAGCTGACCGGCGATGACCAGGTCGAAGCGCATGAAGAAGATGCCGAAGGTGGAGAGGAGGCCGGCGTACATGACCCCCAGCGGGGTACGGGTGCGGCGGTTCAGCAGGAGAATGACCGGGATGAGCATGCCGATCAGCACCTCGAAGAACCAGAAGTTGAAAGAGAGAGGTCCGCTGAGCACGGCCATGGTCGCCTCGTATTTCTCCGGCGGACGGCCGTAGACGCCGGGAATGATCTTCCAGACGACGAAGAAGATCAGGATGGTCAGAAAAAGCGCCTGCAGTTTACCCAGGGTCCCCATGAACTCGCTGTAGCGCTGGGGCATGCGAGTGCCGCTCTCCTTGTGATTGAAGTAGACGATCATGCTGACGATCGCCCCGCCGGAGACCAGGGCCGACAGGATGAAGTAAATGGGGAGAAATGAGCCGTGCCAGTAAGGACGGGCTTCGAGAAGTCCGAAAACGGCCCCGAGGTTGGAGTGGGCGGTGACGGCGGCGATGAAGCCGAGCATCCCCATGGTGAAGGCCCCCCTGTGCATCCCCTTCATAAGGAAGTAGAACTCGCCGCACAGCAGGACGAGGTACAGTCCGTAGAGTGTCCCCATCCACCAGATGGCGGAGGTGAAATTGGGGCTGATGACGGCATAGAGGGCCATGCGGATCGGGTGGTTGAGTTCCATGGCAATGGTTCCGAATCCGCACAGCAGGGTAAGGATGGCCAGGAGGATGGCCCGCTTGCCGATGAACTCGAAATGTTTGATGCCGAAGACGTGCCCCAGGCTCGACACCAGGCACAGGCCGGTGCTGGAAACGACGAGAAAAACGTAGGTGGAGATGAGGATTCCCCAGGGGATCTCCCGTGTCACGTTGTAGACCTCGGCGTGTCCGTGAAGCAGGACCGCTCCGACTCCGAGAAGACCCGCGAGCATCCCGGCGCCGAGAACGGCGAACCACAGCGGCAGGGGCGGGCGATGTTTAAAAAAGGACATGGCTTTCTCCTTTAGATCAGATAGAACAGGAAGGGTTTGCTCCCCTGCGATTTTTTAAGCACCCGTGAAGGATTCCTGGCCAGCAGCCGGGAAACTTCGCTGTGCGGATCATTGATATCTCCGAAGGTCCTGACCTTGGTCGGGCAGGTCTCGACGCAGGCCGGGACGCGCCCGTTGTAGACTCGATGGGCGCAGAAGGTGCACTTGTCCACCGCCCCGATCTCCTCGTTGTAGTAGCGGGCGTTGTAGGGGCAGGCGGTCTGGCAATACTTGCAGCCGATGCATTTTTTGGCGACCACGTGAACGATACCGTCCTCGCTGACCTCGGTGGCCCTGGTGGGGCAGACATGGGCGCAGGGCGGATTGCCACAGTGCTGGCACTGACTGGGGGTGAAGCTCTGGCCAAGAGTGGGATAAGCCCCCCGCAGTTCGCCGTCATCGACCCAGTTGCGGTAGTTGTTCCGTCCCAGCGGCACGTCGTTCTCGGCTTTGCAGGCTACCGTGCAGGCCTTGCAGTCGATACACTTTCTGGTATCGAGCACGATGGCGTAGCGCTTGTTCTTCTTCATGATAAAGACTCCTTGAACATCCAGGCCGATCAGGCCGGGAGGATTTCCACAAACGTCTCGTGCATGGCGACATTGCCGGAGATGGGGCAGACCTTCTCCTCGATCAGGGCGGCGTCACAGCCTCCCTTGCCGTGGAGCTTGGTCAGGCCTTTGGAGAGTACGCCGAAGCCGTGCGCCATATAGACGCTGTCGGGTCGGATCTTCTCCGTGACTTCCAGCTTCAGGGTTTCCAGTCCTACGGCGCTCTTCACTCGCACCATCTGTCCGTTTCTGAGCCCCCTTTTGCGGGCCTCCTCAACATTCAGCCACAGCGTGTTCTCCGGCATCAGGTCGTGAAGGTACGGGTTGTTGTTCGTCGTACCATGCGTGAAGTAGGCGCTGCGGCCGACCAGCAGACGGTATCTGCGGGTGGGGACTGCCTCCGGCGCCTTGTAGACCGGAAGGGGATCGAGGTCGTTTTCGGCATACTTATCCGAGTAGATCTCGATCTTGCCGCTCTTGGTCTTGAGGCGTTTGCCCAGGGTCTTGCCGTAGGTCGGCTCGGTCTTTTCGTAATAAACTCCGGTCGTTTTGAGATCCTCGAGGATTTTGGGATTGTGCTTCACCTGATGGTGGATATGCTCCTCGATGGTGAAGTCGAACTGCTCGTAAACCTCTTCGCCGAGTCGTTTGGCGATCTGCTGCATGATCCACAGGTTCGGTTTGCTCTCGAACATCGCCTCGATGCAGGGCTGGCGGAAGGCGACGACGGGG contains these protein-coding regions:
- the nrfD gene encoding NrfD/PsrC family molybdoenzyme membrane anchor subunit → MSFFKHRPPLPLWFAVLGAGMLAGLLGVGAVLLHGHAEVYNVTREIPWGILISTYVFLVVSSTGLCLVSSLGHVFGIKHFEFIGKRAILLAILTLLCGFGTIAMELNHPIRMALYAVISPNFTSAIWWMGTLYGLYLVLLCGEFYFLMKGMHRGAFTMGMLGFIAAVTAHSNLGAVFGLLEARPYWHGSFLPIYFILSALVSGGAIVSMIVYFNHKESGTRMPQRYSEFMGTLGKLQALFLTILIFFVVWKIIPGVYGRPPEKYEATMAVLSGPLSFNFWFFEVLIGMLIPVILLLNRRTRTPLGVMYAGLLSTFGIFFMRFDLVIAGQLVSMREGAGDLVSGLLQYTPSLVEVAIVVGAI
- a CDS encoding 4Fe-4S dicluster domain-containing protein, which encodes MKKNKRYAIVLDTRKCIDCKACTVACKAENDVPLGRNNYRNWVDDGELRGAYPTLGQSFTPSQCQHCGNPPCAHVCPTRATEVSEDGIVHVVAKKCIGCKYCQTACPYNARYYNEEIGAVDKCTFCAHRVYNGRVPACVETCPTKVRTFGDINDPHSEVSRLLARNPSRVLKKSQGSKPFLFYLI